One region of Enterobacteriaceae endosymbiont of Plateumaris braccata genomic DNA includes:
- a CDS encoding prephenate dehydratase domain-containing protein produces the protein MDNFIKNIYFDYSLPKNLSLNVVTINNYKYFLKNIYSNVHQYNDTTISIAFLGPMGTYSHLATLTYIKNFFFKKKIFNISCNSFTEIFFYMEKNIINFAIVPIENNCSGIINKVNTLLKNSSLKIHYEFEIPIKHCLITYTKYNNINNIHEIFSHAEPFKQCSLFINKHPLWKKHFCNSTAAAIKKISIFKSQNFAAIGNKKTAELYKLNIIKTYPISNKINNKTKFLVLKK, from the coding sequence ATGGATAATTTCATTAAAAACATATATTTTGATTATTCTTTACCAAAGAATCTCTCATTGAATGTAGTAACTATAAATAATTATAAATATTTTTTAAAAAATATTTATAGTAATGTGCATCAATATAATGATACTACTATAAGTATAGCTTTTTTAGGACCTATGGGTACTTATTCTCATTTAGCAACATTAACTTATATTAAAAATTTTTTTTTTAAAAAAAAAATTTTTAATATAAGTTGTAATAGTTTTACCGAAATATTTTTTTATATGGAAAAAAATATTATTAACTTTGCTATAGTTCCTATAGAAAACAATTGTTCAGGAATAATAAATAAAGTTAACACTTTACTAAAAAATAGTTCTTTAAAGATTCATTATGAATTTGAAATTCCTATTAAACATTGTTTAATTACATATACTAAATATAATAATATTAATAACATTCATGAAATTTTTAGTCATGCTGAACCATTTAAACAATGTAGTTTATTTATAAACAAACATCCTTTATGGAAAAAACATTTTTGTAATAGTACTGCTGCTGCTATAAAAAAAATATCTATATTTAAATCACAAAATTTTGCTGCTATAGGGAATAAAAAAACAGCTGAACTTTATAAATTAAACATAATAAAAACCTATCCAATATCAAATAAAATAAATAATAAAACAAAATTTCTAGTGTTAAAAAAATAA